In Penaeus monodon isolate SGIC_2016 chromosome 7, NSTDA_Pmon_1, whole genome shotgun sequence, the following are encoded in one genomic region:
- the LOC119575237 gene encoding piggyBac transposable element-derived protein 3-like, with product MTVLAKKQIYCLGTVRINRLQGISFENDKALGKKGRGTHQENKALVDDVEVRAKKWMDNKGVTLLSTFASAEPVWELKRYDKKAKAVVTVPCPAVVTEYNKFMGGVDLMDSLISLYRIHTRSKKYYHKIFFHFLDVTVVNCWLLYRRDSSDLDIPERKVMMLQEFKLSLAESLLLEGKNPMAKKRGRPSSNGGTAAQFAKKKKSSPATKPIPAEGVRTDGYHHYPVVTTRGRCKNPDCKSAPVLYCQKCKVHLCITKDKNCFVEFHTK from the coding sequence ATGACTGTACTGGCTAAGAAACAGATCTACTGTTTGGGTACAGTGAGAATAAATCGCCTTCAAGGCATATCCTTTGAAAATGACAAGGCtttgggaaagaaaggaaggggtacACACCAGGAAAATAAGGCTTTGGTGGATGATGTTGAGGTTCGGGCTAAGAAATGGATGGACAATAAAGGCGTCACTTTGCTGTCAACATTTGCATCAGCAGAGCCTGTGTGGGAGTTGAAGAGGTATGACAAAAAGGCTAAGGCTGTGGTCACGGTCCCATGTCCTGCAGTTGTGACAGAATATAATAAATTCATGGGTGGTGTGGATTTGATGGACTCACTCATATCACTTTACAGAATCCACACCAGGTCCAAGAAGTATTATCAcaagatattttttcattttctggatGTCACAGTTGTGAACTGTTGGTTACTATACCGCAGAGATTCTAGCGACCTAGACATTCCTGAACGAAAAGTAATGATGCTTCAGGAATTCAAATTGTCACTGGCAGAATCCCTGCTTCTTGAAGGGAAAAATCCCATGGCTAAGAAAAGAGGTCGTCCCTCCTCTAATGGAGGAACTGCTGCACAgtttgcaaagaaaaagaaaagctccCCTGCCACTAAGCCCATTCCTGCAGAAGGAGTCAGGACAGATGGCTATCACCATTATCCAGTGGTGACAACAAGAGGAAGGTGCAAGAATCCAGACTGTAAAAGTGCCCCTGTGTTATACTGTCAGAAGTGTAAAGTACACTTGTGTATCACCAAAGATAAAAATTGCTTTGTTGAATTCCACACAAAGTAA